The following are from one region of the Andrena cerasifolii isolate SP2316 chromosome 1, iyAndCera1_principal, whole genome shotgun sequence genome:
- the LOC143371520 gene encoding uncharacterized protein LOC143371520 — protein sequence MATIEEGFCRDDTDCSQEQYCYHVSERCVDYTHCSRYNRRENERRSRQPSQCGPCLPGHIAETLGTGEMAVLCKKANMQDNVPEVDRRLNSNVVIYAVLGVSLICILVGVATAIFLKIRSRRAPKRRVNDSEQCTDLVPVKPSAPQAENSPFIGYGGKQSHVPFNNNNNSKDKNKLVLASSFTPPHWVRANPTYDDNASDDNMAASEDLHSRSELQPAAGPSHIWGPGQLALQVRGNVTGYEEEMDNSANIVLIQRNRSPLNITEENDDDQDEGGENSNANHNNNNNSNNSRSTENNAGDNRERVRASNISITQKISMNVNVLNGDC from the exons CCAGGAACAATATTGTTATCACGTGTCCGAACGATGCGTTGATTATACACATTGTAGCAGATATAATCGACGAGAAAATGAGCGACGATCTCGTCAACCTTCGCAATGCGGACCATGCCTTCCAGG TCACATTGCCGAGACACTCGGCACAGGTGAAATGGCTGTGCTATGTAAGAAAGCAAACATGCAGGATAATGTTCCTG AAGTTGATAGAAGACTGAATAGCAATGTAGTGATCTACGCGGTACTTGGCGTATCGCTGATCTGTATTCTGGTAGGTGTAGCCACTGCCATATTCCTCAAGATACGTTCACGAA GAGCCCCCAAACGACGCGTTAATGATTCGGAGCAGTGCACAGATCTTGTGCCGGTAAAACCGAGTGCTCCCCAAGCGGAAAATA GTCCTTTCATTGGTTATGGAGGCAAGCAATCGCATGtgccatttaataataataataactcgaagGACAAGAATAAACTAGTTCTTGCGTCTAGTTTTACGCCACCGCATTGGGTCCGTGCAAATCCGACTTATGACGACAACGCCAGTGATGACAACATGGCTGCATCGGAGGACCTGCATTCTCGGTCCGAATTGCAACCAGCTGCTGGTCCTTCACATATTTGGGGTCCAGG GCAATTAGCGCTTCAAGTGAGGGGAAACGTAACAGGATATGAAGAAGAAATGGACAACAGTGCCAATATAGTTTTAATCCAGAGAAACAGATCTCCATTAAATATAACGGAAGAAAATGATGATGATCAGGACGAAGGCGGGGAAAATTCAAACGCGAAtcataataacaataacaacagtAATAACAGTCGTTCGACAGAAAATAATGCTGGAGACAATAGAGAGCGTGTCCGAGCTTCAAATATTTCGATCACGCAAAAGATATCTATGAATGTAAATGTGCTCAATGGCGATTGTTGA